Proteins co-encoded in one Kutzneria chonburiensis genomic window:
- a CDS encoding TetR/AcrR family transcriptional regulator, which translates to MRVDAVRNHRVIVDVASRLLCVHGPQVSMDAIASEAGVGKGTLFRRFGDRDGLIRAVVDEQTEQWWPDVQARAMDESVPARERALRLVDELFDLIVIRLRPLMTAMERVACFGPPPWLGRLAALISEVRPDADADFLAKVIIGAMRSEMVEPGQEDTLRVNVLALTSIVLGD; encoded by the coding sequence ATGCGAGTCGACGCCGTGCGCAACCACCGGGTGATCGTCGACGTGGCCAGCCGCCTGCTGTGCGTCCACGGTCCCCAGGTCTCCATGGACGCCATCGCGTCCGAGGCCGGCGTCGGCAAGGGCACCCTGTTCCGGCGCTTCGGCGATCGCGACGGTCTGATCCGGGCAGTGGTCGACGAGCAGACCGAGCAGTGGTGGCCGGACGTGCAGGCCCGGGCCATGGACGAGTCCGTGCCGGCGCGGGAGCGGGCGCTGCGGCTGGTCGACGAGCTGTTCGACCTGATCGTCATCCGCCTGCGGCCGTTGATGACGGCGATGGAACGGGTGGCCTGTTTCGGCCCGCCGCCGTGGCTGGGCCGGCTGGCCGCGCTGATCTCGGAGGTCCGGCCGGACGCCGACGCCGACTTCCTGGCCAAGGTGATCATCGGCGCCATGCGCAGCGAGATGGTCGAGCCGGGCCAGGAGGACACACTCAGGGTGAACGTGCTGGCCCTTACGTCGATCGTGTTGGGGGATTGA
- a CDS encoding LysE family translocator, with product MTFDVSTLPAFLLASLVVVITPGMDAFLLLRTSLRAGTKAGLRALAGVHTASAVQIALVASGLGALLAGYPALLHVLRWLGAAYLAFLALQIVRGLLKPRRPESDEPVVVAHPFRQGFLSNLMNPKMLLFSLAFLPQFIGSGDAVLQLGVLGAVFLVLAACWEATIVLAAGRMSRRLQRPGVTTTLDAVSAAAFMTISVGLVLA from the coding sequence GTGACGTTCGACGTTTCCACCCTGCCCGCCTTCCTGCTCGCCAGCCTCGTCGTGGTCATCACGCCGGGGATGGACGCGTTCCTGCTGCTCAGGACGTCGCTACGGGCCGGGACGAAGGCCGGGCTGCGGGCGTTGGCCGGCGTGCACACGGCCAGCGCGGTGCAGATCGCGCTCGTCGCCTCCGGGCTGGGCGCGCTGCTCGCCGGTTACCCCGCGTTGCTGCACGTGCTGCGCTGGCTCGGGGCCGCCTACCTGGCGTTCCTCGCCCTGCAGATCGTCAGGGGCCTGCTGAAGCCGCGTCGGCCCGAGTCGGACGAACCGGTCGTCGTGGCCCATCCGTTCCGACAGGGCTTCCTGTCCAACCTGATGAACCCGAAGATGCTGCTGTTCTCCCTGGCGTTCCTGCCGCAATTCATCGGATCGGGTGACGCCGTGCTCCAGCTCGGGGTGCTCGGCGCGGTGTTCCTGGTGCTGGCCGCGTGCTGGGAGGCGACGATCGTGCTGGCCGCCGGCCGCATGTCCCGCCGGCTCCAGCGCCCGGGCGTCACGACCACTCTGGACGCCGTGTCGGCCGCCGCCTTCATGACCATCTCAGTAGGACTGGTCCTGGCGTAA
- a CDS encoding 8-amino-7-oxononanoate synthase gives MTTPTPDEVFDWIDVRAQARQEAGLARQLRPRAASSDALDLASNDYLGLARDKRVAGAAAAAALKWGAGSTGSRLVTGSTELHTELELELASFCGMQAALVFSSGFMANLAAVAALTGPGTAIVADKLIHASLIDGTRLSKADVAVMGHCDVAGVTNALAKRKHERALVVTDSVFSVDGDLAPLPQLAEACGKHAAALLVDDAHGFGVIGDAGKGAVHDAGLAGSPNVVMTLTLSKSLGAQGGAILGPRRVIKHMIDHARSFIFDTGLAPGSAAAALTALRVLKEEPQLAGQARGNALELTERLTAAGLLVSTPTAAVVSIQAPSPEAAVAWANDCRTAGVVVGCFRPPSTPDQISRLRLTARADLSPADLDRAVDVITRTAPGH, from the coding sequence GTGACGACCCCTACGCCCGACGAGGTGTTCGACTGGATCGACGTCCGCGCGCAGGCCCGGCAGGAGGCCGGCCTGGCCCGGCAGCTGCGACCTCGCGCCGCCAGCTCGGACGCGCTCGACCTGGCCAGCAACGACTACCTGGGGCTGGCCCGGGACAAGCGGGTGGCCGGGGCGGCCGCGGCGGCGGCGCTGAAGTGGGGGGCGGGCTCGACCGGATCGCGCCTGGTCACGGGGTCGACGGAGCTGCACACGGAGCTGGAGCTGGAGCTGGCCTCGTTCTGCGGCATGCAGGCGGCGCTGGTGTTCTCGTCGGGCTTCATGGCCAACCTGGCCGCCGTGGCGGCGCTGACGGGACCGGGCACGGCGATCGTGGCCGACAAGCTGATCCACGCCTCGCTGATCGACGGGACGAGGCTGTCGAAGGCCGACGTGGCGGTGATGGGGCACTGCGACGTGGCCGGTGTGACGAACGCGCTGGCCAAGCGTAAGCACGAGCGGGCGCTGGTGGTGACCGACTCGGTGTTCTCGGTGGACGGGGACTTGGCGCCGCTGCCCCAGCTGGCCGAAGCGTGCGGCAAGCACGCGGCGGCGTTGCTGGTCGACGACGCCCACGGCTTCGGCGTGATCGGCGACGCCGGCAAGGGCGCGGTCCACGACGCCGGCCTGGCCGGCTCGCCCAACGTGGTGATGACGCTGACGCTGTCCAAGTCGCTGGGTGCGCAAGGCGGGGCGATCCTCGGACCACGCCGGGTGATCAAGCACATGATCGACCACGCCCGCAGCTTCATCTTCGACACCGGCCTGGCCCCGGGCAGCGCTGCCGCCGCCCTCACGGCGCTGCGCGTGCTCAAGGAGGAGCCGCAGCTGGCCGGTCAAGCCCGAGGGAACGCCCTCGAGCTGACCGAACGCCTCACCGCCGCCGGTCTGCTGGTCAGCACGCCGACGGCCGCCGTGGTCTCGATCCAGGCACCCTCGCCCGAGGCCGCCGTGGCGTGGGCCAACGACTGCCGCACGGCCGGCGTCGTCGTCGGCTGCTTCCGGCCGCCGTCGACCCCGGACCAGATCTCCCGGCTGCGGCTGACGGCCCGGGCCGACCTGTCGCCGGCCGACCTGGACCGGGCCGTCGACGTGATCACCCGGACCGCGCCGGGGCACTGA
- the cobO gene encoding cob(I)yrinic acid a,c-diamide adenosyltransferase, whose product MPQGKPEVVPADGLTTKQRRNRPLLVVHTGVMKGKSTAAFGLALRGWNQGWSIGVFQFVKSAKWKVGEEAAFKALGEVHERTGQGGPVQWHKMGEGWSWTRKPGTDEDHAAAALEGWREIQRRIQAEEHGLYVLDEFTYPLKWGWVDVDEVVSTLRDRPGFQHVVITGRDAPARLTDAADLVVEMTKVKHPMDAGQKGQRGIEW is encoded by the coding sequence ATGCCACAGGGAAAGCCGGAGGTTGTCCCGGCGGACGGCCTCACCACCAAGCAGCGCCGCAACCGCCCGCTGCTGGTCGTGCACACGGGCGTGATGAAGGGCAAGTCCACCGCCGCCTTCGGGCTGGCGCTGCGTGGCTGGAACCAGGGCTGGTCGATCGGCGTGTTCCAGTTCGTGAAGTCGGCGAAGTGGAAGGTCGGCGAGGAGGCCGCGTTCAAGGCCCTCGGCGAGGTGCACGAGCGCACCGGCCAGGGCGGGCCGGTGCAGTGGCACAAGATGGGCGAGGGCTGGTCGTGGACCCGCAAGCCCGGCACCGACGAGGACCACGCCGCCGCCGCGCTGGAGGGTTGGCGTGAGATCCAGCGCCGGATCCAGGCCGAGGAGCACGGCCTGTACGTGCTCGACGAGTTCACATACCCGCTGAAGTGGGGCTGGGTCGACGTCGACGAGGTCGTGTCCACGTTGCGCGACCGCCCCGGCTTCCAGCACGTGGTGATCACCGGCCGGGACGCGCCGGCCCGGCTCACCGACGCCGCCGACCTGGTGGTGGAGATGACCAAGGTCAAGCACCCGATGGACGCCGGGCAGAAGGGCCAGCGGGGGATCGAGTGGTAG
- the cobI gene encoding precorrin-2 C(20)-methyltransferase, translated as MRLVGLGVGPGDPELLTLAGLRELREADRVFVPVMSPEEEGRSEAVVRAHLPADAPVERLVFALNDDVRGSQQRRNELWDAAGARVADHLREHGGNAVFATIGDPMVYSTFTYLAATVRRLLPAVEVAYSPGITAMQATASAAGLHLVEGTESLTLVPVTRDLTGLRAALRGGGTVVAYKGGRRLDELRAEIEAAGALDRSVYAEHLGTQKARVLPLSEVDGSVAAPYLSTVVILPPRGGRGEQL; from the coding sequence GTGAGACTGGTCGGACTCGGTGTCGGCCCCGGCGACCCGGAGCTGCTCACGCTGGCCGGGCTGCGCGAGCTCAGGGAGGCCGACCGGGTGTTCGTGCCGGTCATGTCGCCCGAGGAGGAAGGCCGCTCCGAGGCCGTGGTCCGGGCCCATCTGCCGGCCGACGCGCCGGTGGAGCGACTGGTGTTCGCGTTGAACGACGACGTGCGCGGTTCACAACAACGTCGTAACGAACTGTGGGACGCGGCCGGCGCACGAGTGGCCGATCATCTCCGTGAGCACGGCGGCAACGCGGTGTTCGCGACCATCGGCGACCCGATGGTCTACTCCACTTTCACCTATCTCGCGGCCACCGTTCGGCGGTTGCTGCCCGCGGTGGAAGTGGCTTACAGCCCCGGAATCACGGCGATGCAGGCCACCGCCAGCGCCGCCGGACTCCATCTGGTGGAAGGCACGGAGTCGCTCACGCTGGTCCCGGTGACCCGAGACCTGACCGGGCTGCGGGCCGCCTTGCGGGGTGGCGGTACCGTCGTCGCCTACAAGGGCGGCCGACGACTCGACGAGCTCCGCGCCGAGATCGAGGCCGCCGGGGCGCTGGACCGCTCGGTGTACGCCGAGCATCTCGGCACACAGAAGGCTCGGGTGCTCCCGCTGTCTGAAGTGGACGGGTCGGTTGCTGCGCCGTACTTGTCCACCGTCGTGATACTTCCGCCGCGGGGCGGGAGAGGAGAGCAACTGTGA
- a CDS encoding S1 family peptidase: MPFSVRRSAAVLALLLTAGSFAAVPADAQVSAVDGAGSPRIVGGDEASTTTTPWVVALTTSNGQFFCGGTLVAPTKVVTAAHCVTTPMISSGVAAKSPSSLRVVAGRTDLRGYDGIEARVSSVWFEPRFRDVGTGYDVAVLTLTRTVPYRTLPLVAAGDTSGYAPGVVATVLGWGRVGETAGPSPTLQSVQVPVVADKTCAAEESDFDANSMVCAGYPQGGRDACAGDSGGPMVVDGRLVGVVSWGDGCARAGKPGIYTRLTSYQDEVSAQLRA; the protein is encoded by the coding sequence GTGCCCTTTTCCGTCCGGCGGTCGGCCGCCGTTCTCGCCTTGCTGCTCACTGCTGGATCCTTCGCGGCGGTGCCCGCTGATGCGCAGGTGTCGGCCGTCGACGGCGCCGGCTCGCCGCGGATCGTCGGCGGCGACGAGGCCAGCACCACCACGACGCCGTGGGTCGTCGCGCTGACCACCAGCAACGGCCAGTTCTTCTGCGGCGGCACGCTGGTCGCGCCGACCAAGGTCGTCACCGCCGCGCACTGCGTCACCACGCCCATGATCAGCAGCGGCGTGGCCGCCAAGTCGCCGTCCTCGCTGCGGGTCGTGGCCGGCCGCACCGACCTGCGGGGCTACGACGGCATCGAGGCCCGGGTCTCGTCGGTGTGGTTCGAGCCCCGGTTCCGTGACGTCGGCACCGGGTACGACGTGGCCGTGTTGACGCTGACGCGGACCGTGCCCTACCGGACGCTGCCGCTGGTCGCCGCCGGCGACACCTCGGGCTACGCCCCCGGCGTCGTCGCCACCGTGCTCGGCTGGGGCCGGGTCGGTGAGACCGCCGGGCCGTCGCCGACGCTCCAGTCCGTGCAGGTGCCCGTGGTCGCCGACAAGACGTGCGCCGCCGAGGAGTCCGACTTCGACGCCAACTCCATGGTGTGCGCCGGCTATCCGCAGGGCGGCCGGGACGCGTGTGCCGGCGACTCCGGCGGTCCCATGGTCGTCGACGGGCGGTTGGTCGGCGTGGTGTCGTGGGGCGACGGCTGCGCCCGTGCGGGCAAGCCCGGCATCTACACCCGGCTGACCAGCTACCAGGATGAGGTGTCTGCCCAGTTGCGCGCGTGA
- a CDS encoding quinone oxidoreductase family protein yields MKAVRQHSYGGPEVLVLEEVPDPVPAAGELLVRVSAAGVNYADTMLRAHEPDERFRPPGGFPVTPGIEVAGTVLTEDSPLAGRRIVSFIPSGGYAELAVVPAAGVIPIPDDLDDHTALALFAQGATAVGVIDVAKVTAADTVLVEAAAGGIGTLLVQLAKRAGATVIAAASSAGKLDLARSLGADQVVDYSREGWTEGVGPVTVVLDSVGGRVGAEAYRLLSPLGRMVLYGHASGEPTALTTTEIFTVGAAVIPLSLTYDARLLPDYTRQAFELAGDLKPVIGDVLPLADAAKAHRALEERTSVGKLILVP; encoded by the coding sequence ATGAAGGCAGTGCGTCAACACAGCTACGGCGGACCCGAGGTACTGGTGCTGGAGGAGGTGCCGGACCCGGTGCCGGCCGCCGGCGAGCTGTTGGTCCGCGTGTCGGCGGCCGGCGTCAACTACGCCGACACCATGCTCCGGGCCCACGAGCCCGACGAGCGTTTCCGCCCACCGGGCGGCTTCCCGGTCACACCCGGCATCGAGGTCGCCGGCACCGTCCTGACCGAGGACTCCCCGTTGGCCGGCCGCCGCATCGTCAGCTTCATCCCGTCCGGCGGCTACGCCGAGCTGGCCGTCGTGCCGGCCGCCGGTGTCATCCCCATCCCCGACGACCTCGACGACCACACCGCGCTGGCCCTGTTCGCCCAGGGCGCGACCGCGGTCGGCGTGATCGACGTCGCCAAGGTCACCGCCGCCGACACCGTCCTCGTCGAGGCCGCCGCCGGCGGCATCGGCACCCTGCTGGTCCAGCTGGCCAAGCGAGCCGGTGCCACGGTGATCGCCGCCGCCAGCAGCGCCGGCAAGCTCGACCTGGCCCGCAGCCTGGGCGCGGACCAGGTCGTCGACTACAGCCGCGAGGGCTGGACCGAGGGGGTCGGCCCGGTCACCGTCGTGCTCGACTCGGTGGGCGGCCGCGTCGGGGCCGAGGCCTACCGGCTGCTGTCCCCGTTGGGACGCATGGTCTTGTACGGCCACGCCTCCGGCGAGCCCACCGCCCTCACCACCACAGAGATCTTCACCGTCGGCGCAGCGGTCATCCCGCTCAGCCTCACCTACGACGCCCGCCTGCTCCCCGACTACACCCGCCAGGCGTTCGAGCTGGCCGGCGACCTCAAGCCGGTGATCGGCGACGTCTTACCCCTGGCCGACGCGGCCAAGGCCCATCGAGCCCTGGAGGAGCGGACGTCCGTCGGCAAGTTGATCCTGGTGCCGTGA
- a CDS encoding GNAT family N-acetyltransferase, whose protein sequence is MTLHATLRREWAADLTPQQLYDLLRLRVDVFVVEQKCPYPELDDRDLTPSTRHFWLAGDDGRVLATLRLLEDKPDSFRIGRVCTAADARGNGLSGRLMEAAVAEIGDAPSVLDAQVSVKDFYARFGYVTEGEEFLEDGIPHIVMRRVL, encoded by the coding sequence ATGACGCTTCACGCCACCCTGCGCCGCGAGTGGGCCGCCGACCTGACGCCGCAGCAGCTCTACGACCTGCTGCGGCTGCGGGTCGACGTGTTCGTGGTCGAGCAGAAGTGCCCCTATCCCGAGCTCGACGACCGCGATCTGACGCCCAGCACCCGGCATTTCTGGCTGGCCGGTGACGACGGCCGGGTGCTGGCCACGCTTCGGCTGCTGGAGGACAAGCCCGACTCGTTTCGTATCGGCCGGGTCTGCACCGCCGCCGACGCGCGGGGCAACGGCCTGTCCGGGCGGCTGATGGAGGCCGCCGTGGCCGAGATCGGCGACGCGCCCAGCGTGCTCGACGCACAGGTGTCCGTGAAGGACTTCTACGCCCGCTTCGGCTATGTGACCGAGGGCGAGGAGTTCTTGGAGGACGGCATCCCACATATCGTGATGCGTCGGGTCCTTTAG
- a CDS encoding AraC family transcriptional regulator, translating into MRTTLRELTERITRLEARPARPVWIDGMTVVVTTSTANGTGGVTRPVMALVAQGGKQTTLADQVFDYRAGQYLIASLELPVTGHITQASPAEPFVAMGLPLKKSVITELLLETGGGRDDDTSSGIVTADADEELLDAVVRLLRLLDRPADFAVLGAGVEREIHWRLMNGPRGAAVRRIGMEDSRVSLVGRATEWIARHYDRTIRIAELADEIGVSVATLNRHFRAVTAMSPLQYQKQLRLQQARLRLMAAPTEVAAVGYAVGYDSPSQFSREYRRLFGEPPGRDMHRIQEYTEVGA; encoded by the coding sequence GTGCGGACGACGTTGCGCGAGCTGACCGAGCGGATCACCCGGCTGGAAGCGAGGCCTGCTCGGCCGGTGTGGATCGACGGCATGACCGTCGTCGTCACCACGTCCACGGCCAACGGCACCGGCGGCGTGACCCGGCCGGTGATGGCGTTGGTGGCCCAGGGCGGCAAGCAGACCACGCTGGCCGACCAGGTCTTCGACTACCGGGCCGGGCAGTACCTGATCGCGTCGCTGGAGCTGCCGGTCACCGGGCACATCACCCAGGCCAGCCCGGCCGAGCCGTTCGTGGCGATGGGGCTGCCGCTGAAGAAGTCGGTGATCACCGAGCTGCTCTTGGAGACCGGCGGCGGCCGGGACGACGACACCAGCAGCGGCATCGTCACCGCCGACGCCGACGAGGAGCTGCTCGACGCCGTGGTCCGGCTGCTGCGGCTGCTCGACCGGCCGGCCGACTTCGCGGTGCTCGGCGCGGGGGTCGAGCGGGAGATCCACTGGCGGCTGATGAACGGGCCCCGTGGCGCGGCTGTGCGGCGGATCGGCATGGAGGACAGCCGGGTGTCGCTGGTCGGTCGGGCCACCGAGTGGATCGCCCGGCACTACGACCGCACCATCCGCATCGCCGAGCTGGCCGACGAGATCGGGGTCAGCGTGGCGACCCTCAACCGGCACTTCCGGGCGGTCACCGCGATGAGCCCGCTCCAGTACCAGAAACAGCTCCGCCTCCAGCAGGCCCGGCTGCGGCTGATGGCTGCCCCGACCGAGGTGGCCGCGGTGGGCTACGCCGTCGGCTACGACAGCCCGTCCCAGTTCAGCCGGGAGTACCGCCGCCTGTTCGGCGAGCCGCCCGGCCGGGACATGCACCGCATCCAGGAGTACACCGAGGTCGGGGCCTGA
- a CDS encoding cobyrinate a,c-diamide synthase, translating into MVARLVIAAPSSGSGKTTVATGLMAALRRRGDRVAPFKVGPDYIDPGYHALATGRPGRNLDPVLVGEERIAPLLRHGATGADIAVIEGVMGLFDGRIGTDGQGSTAHVATLLEAPVVLVVDGRGQGRSLAALLHGFRSYDAKIRLAGVILNQVGSERHEEVLRDACDEVGLDVLGVVRRGSGLEVPSRHLGLVTAAEHGSVAVQAVEAMADAVSHGVDLDAVKALASTAPELTVEPWRPDVEPVNGRPVVAVAGGSAFTFGYAEHVELLKAAGAEVVTLDPLRDKQLPDNTAGLVLPGGFPEQHAAELSANDSLRQEVTELARTGAPVHAECGGLLYLVNELDGLPMCGVLDATATMTSRLTLGYRDALAPVESTLHSIGDRVTGHEFHRTAVTPRHGAQPAWRWRGAAPEGFVHGGVHASYLHTHPAGAPLAIRRFVERCTK; encoded by the coding sequence GTGGTAGCCAGGCTGGTGATCGCCGCCCCGTCCTCGGGCAGCGGCAAGACCACCGTCGCCACCGGGCTGATGGCGGCGCTGCGCCGTCGGGGCGACCGGGTCGCGCCGTTCAAGGTCGGCCCCGACTACATCGACCCGGGCTATCACGCGCTGGCCACCGGCCGGCCGGGGCGCAATCTCGATCCGGTGCTGGTCGGCGAGGAGCGCATCGCGCCGCTGCTCCGGCACGGCGCGACCGGTGCCGACATCGCGGTGATCGAAGGTGTGATGGGCCTGTTCGACGGGCGCATCGGCACTGATGGCCAGGGTTCGACCGCCCATGTCGCAACGTTGTTGGAAGCCCCGGTCGTGCTGGTTGTCGACGGCCGGGGCCAGGGTCGCAGCCTCGCGGCACTTCTGCACGGATTTCGCAGCTATGACGCCAAGATCCGGCTGGCCGGGGTCATCCTGAACCAGGTCGGCTCGGAACGTCACGAAGAGGTTCTCAGGGACGCCTGCGACGAGGTCGGGCTCGACGTGCTGGGTGTGGTCCGCCGCGGCAGCGGCCTGGAGGTGCCGTCCCGGCACCTCGGTCTCGTCACCGCGGCGGAGCACGGATCCGTTGCCGTGCAAGCGGTCGAGGCCATGGCCGACGCCGTTTCCCACGGCGTGGACCTCGACGCCGTGAAGGCCTTGGCATCCACAGCACCAGAGCTGACCGTCGAACCGTGGCGTCCGGACGTGGAACCGGTCAACGGCCGACCGGTGGTGGCGGTGGCCGGGGGATCGGCCTTCACGTTCGGTTACGCCGAGCATGTCGAGCTGCTCAAAGCCGCCGGCGCCGAGGTCGTGACCCTGGATCCGTTGCGGGACAAGCAACTTCCCGACAACACCGCCGGGCTGGTGCTGCCCGGCGGCTTCCCTGAGCAGCACGCCGCCGAGCTCTCGGCCAACGACTCGCTCCGCCAGGAGGTCACGGAGCTGGCTCGCACCGGCGCTCCCGTGCACGCCGAATGCGGCGGTCTGCTCTATCTCGTGAACGAGCTGGACGGCCTGCCGATGTGTGGGGTCCTCGACGCCACGGCGACCATGACTTCCCGACTGACCCTCGGCTACCGCGACGCTCTAGCCCCGGTCGAGTCAACATTGCACTCGATCGGGGACCGGGTGACGGGGCACGAGTTCCACCGCACCGCCGTCACCCCGCGGCACGGTGCGCAGCCGGCCTGGCGCTGGCGCGGCGCGGCGCCCGAGGGCTTCGTGCACGGCGGCGTACACGCGTCCTACCTGCACACACATCCGGCCGGCGCCCCGCTCGCCATCCGGCGGTTCGTCGAAAGGTGCACGAAGTGA
- a CDS encoding SGNH/GDSL hydrolase family protein, with product MTLRRVLTAAVVVVTSLVTVGAGAAAAATPSYSRYVALGDSYTSGPFIPFLRLDPIGCVRSTNNYPALLAATLHVSSYTDVSCGGADTTNMTNPQSVPLFGTNKPQFNALRADTDLVTVGIGGNDDSVFGNVVGTCPGLRDSDPHGAPCKAHFTVNGQDVLLASIAATQGKVAAVVQGIHQRSPHAKVLVIGYPRIAPPTGTCPDVLPFADGDYPYLDSIERALNAALSTAAGGGGATYVDTYTPSLGHDACAGSNAWIQGKNFNLFAAYPYHPLKAGMVGEAAIIARTLGVSRSVTSVAPTAPTAGVSTLTKLANALLKG from the coding sequence ATGACCCTGCGCCGCGTGCTCACGGCTGCGGTAGTCGTCGTCACGTCACTGGTCACCGTGGGAGCCGGGGCCGCCGCCGCGGCCACTCCGTCCTACTCCCGATACGTCGCCCTCGGCGACTCGTACACCTCAGGCCCGTTCATCCCGTTCCTGCGCCTTGACCCGATCGGGTGCGTGCGCTCGACCAACAACTATCCGGCGCTACTCGCCGCGACGCTGCACGTCAGCAGCTACACGGACGTCAGCTGCGGCGGCGCGGACACCACCAACATGACCAACCCGCAGAGCGTGCCGCTGTTCGGCACGAACAAGCCGCAGTTCAACGCCCTGCGTGCGGACACCGACCTGGTCACGGTCGGCATCGGCGGCAACGACGACAGCGTGTTCGGCAACGTCGTCGGCACCTGTCCGGGCCTACGTGACTCGGATCCGCACGGCGCGCCGTGCAAGGCGCACTTCACGGTGAACGGCCAGGACGTGCTGCTGGCCAGCATCGCCGCCACGCAGGGCAAGGTGGCGGCCGTGGTGCAGGGCATCCACCAGCGCTCGCCGCACGCCAAGGTGCTGGTGATCGGCTACCCGCGGATCGCGCCGCCGACCGGCACGTGCCCGGACGTGCTGCCGTTCGCCGACGGCGACTACCCGTACCTGGACAGCATCGAGCGTGCCCTCAACGCCGCGCTGTCCACCGCCGCCGGCGGCGGTGGCGCAACCTATGTCGACACGTACACGCCGTCGCTCGGGCACGACGCGTGCGCCGGCAGCAACGCCTGGATCCAGGGCAAGAACTTCAACCTGTTCGCGGCGTACCCCTACCACCCGCTGAAGGCCGGCATGGTCGGCGAGGCGGCGATCATCGCCAGGACGCTCGGCGTCAGCCGCAGCGTCACGTCCGTGGCGCCGACCGCGCCGACGGCCGGTGTGAGCACCCTCACCAAGTTGGCCAACGCCCTGCTCAAGGGCTGA
- a CDS encoding aldo/keto reductase, which translates to MSLDSYVTLGRSGLRVSPFTLGTMTFGEDFGWGSSPEVSADILAAYLDRGGNSLDTANIYTAGHSERIIGDYFAANPAKRDGVVLATKFFGNLRPGDPNGGGVGRKAIIQQLENSLRRLRTDYLDLYWLHNYDPRMPVEETMRTLDDLVTAGKIRYVGLSDLPAWRVAELAVTAKFRSWVPITALQLEYSLLERTSEGELIPAAQELGIGVLPWSPLKNGFLSGKYASSRPTTAARGNHGYFQPPTAAEYVVIDAVNEVAAELGVSGAAVALSWAQGRPGITSTIIGARTLEQFTANVAALDVTLSEEQRSRLDKVSEPTLDFPHSAHAHAGMIQFAGTTVDGVSYPAHPALTGE; encoded by the coding sequence ATGTCGCTGGACTCGTACGTCACCCTCGGACGGTCCGGCCTGCGGGTCAGCCCGTTCACCCTGGGCACGATGACCTTCGGCGAGGACTTCGGCTGGGGCAGCAGCCCCGAGGTGTCGGCCGACATCCTCGCCGCGTACCTCGACCGGGGCGGCAATTCCCTGGACACGGCCAACATCTACACGGCCGGCCACTCGGAGCGGATCATCGGCGACTACTTCGCCGCCAACCCGGCCAAGCGCGACGGCGTGGTGCTGGCCACCAAGTTCTTCGGCAACCTCCGGCCCGGCGACCCCAACGGCGGCGGCGTCGGCCGCAAGGCGATCATCCAGCAGCTGGAGAACTCGCTGCGCCGGCTGCGCACCGACTACCTCGACCTGTACTGGCTGCACAACTACGACCCGAGGATGCCGGTCGAGGAGACCATGCGCACCCTCGACGACCTGGTCACCGCGGGCAAGATCCGCTACGTCGGCCTGTCCGACCTGCCGGCCTGGCGGGTGGCCGAGCTGGCCGTCACCGCCAAGTTCCGCTCATGGGTGCCCATCACCGCCCTTCAACTCGAGTACTCCCTGCTGGAACGGACCTCCGAGGGCGAGCTCATCCCGGCCGCCCAGGAGCTGGGCATCGGCGTGCTGCCGTGGAGCCCGCTCAAGAACGGCTTCCTGTCCGGCAAGTACGCCAGTTCCCGGCCGACCACCGCGGCTCGCGGCAACCACGGCTACTTCCAGCCGCCGACCGCCGCCGAGTACGTCGTGATCGACGCGGTCAACGAGGTCGCCGCCGAACTCGGCGTGAGCGGCGCGGCCGTCGCACTGTCCTGGGCCCAGGGCCGTCCGGGCATCACCTCCACGATCATCGGCGCCCGCACGCTGGAGCAGTTCACGGCCAACGTGGCCGCGCTGGACGTCACGTTGAGCGAGGAGCAGCGCAGCCGCCTGGACAAGGTGTCCGAGCCGACGCTGGACTTCCCGCACTCGGCCCACGCGCATGCGGGAATGATCCAGTTCGCCGGCACCACCGTGGACGGCGTTTCCTACCCGGCCCACCCCGCGCTGACCGGGGAGTAG